In Deltaproteobacteria bacterium, one genomic interval encodes:
- a CDS encoding glycosyltransferase — MEDKIKILYVFAALPVGGAEQVLVTELQGLDKDLFSPMVCVISEKGPVGEQIEQMGIPVIPLHRMKNNRFDFGIIREIKEIILQKKISIVHTHLYDGGKYGRIAARMARVPGIVHTVHNIYIKRRTKHHLINRALACITDQIIAVSEAVKASVVRYDRINPEKIEVIHNGIDPSRLDQPLEREEWRSKLGIKPGEFVIGVVARLEEQKGHQYLLEALSLRPDLLPSLKVLIIGDGKLRSVLEEESKRRGLSTQVLFLGTRKPIIPILLALDLFLLPSLWEGFSMAILEAMAAGVPVIATRVGGAGEVITSGRDGFLIPPADAPSLAAAIEDALRHREKYQAMAQLGRDKVRQSFSQENHMELLQGLYLKTLLQKGLGR, encoded by the coding sequence ATGGAAGATAAGATCAAGATCCTCTACGTCTTTGCCGCCTTACCGGTCGGGGGGGCGGAACAGGTCCTGGTCACTGAATTACAGGGGCTGGATAAAGATCTTTTTTCGCCGATGGTCTGCGTGATTTCTGAAAAAGGACCGGTGGGGGAGCAGATCGAACAGATGGGTATCCCGGTTATTCCCCTGCATCGTATGAAAAATAATCGGTTTGACTTTGGGATCATCCGGGAAATCAAGGAAATAATTTTACAGAAAAAGATATCCATTGTTCATACCCACCTCTATGACGGCGGAAAATATGGCCGGATCGCCGCTCGAATGGCAAGGGTTCCCGGGATCGTCCACACGGTCCATAATATTTATATAAAAAGACGGACCAAACATCATTTGATCAATCGGGCACTGGCCTGTATCACCGATCAGATCATCGCCGTTTCTGAGGCCGTTAAAGCCAGTGTGGTTCGATACGACCGCATTAATCCGGAAAAAATTGAAGTGATCCATAATGGGATTGATCCCTCCCGATTGGACCAGCCTTTGGAACGGGAGGAATGGCGTTCAAAATTGGGGATTAAACCCGGGGAGTTTGTGATTGGAGTGGTGGCCCGCCTGGAGGAACAAAAAGGCCACCAATATCTTTTAGAGGCCCTGTCTTTGAGACCGGATCTTCTACCCTCCCTTAAGGTTTTGATCATTGGAGACGGAAAGCTGCGTTCCGTGCTGGAGGAGGAGTCAAAAAGGAGAGGGCTATCCACTCAGGTCCTTTTCCTGGGGACCCGGAAACCGATTATCCCGATCCTCTTGGCTTTGGACCTTTTCCTTCTTCCTTCCCTTTGGGAAGGCTTCAGTATGGCTATCCTGGAGGCCATGGCCGCCGGGGTGCCGGTCATTGCAACCAGGGTGGGGGGGGCAGGAGAGGTCATCACCTCCGGACGGGATGGGTTTTTAATCCCCCCCGCAGATGCCCCGAGTCTGGCTGCGGCCATTGAGGATGCCCTTCGCCACCGGGAAAAATATCAGGCCATGGCCCAACTGGGCCGGGATAAGGTGCGACAATCCTTTTCTCAAGAAAACCATATGGAGTTGCTGCAAGGGCTCTATTTGAAAACCTTACTGCAAAAAGGTCTGGGCAGATAA